In Verrucomicrobiota bacterium, the DNA window TTGAAGTCAAGGGTGGTGAGGTTTTACAAAGCGGTAAGAAGTTCTTCAGGAAATTAGTTGCCTAGGAAAATTGGAAGAGTGGCATGATAGGCAGTGTGGATTGTTTTGGCGTCTCATGCCGTCTATTTGCGCTTTCACTATTTTATGAGAGCGGTTTTACAACGAGTTAGTGAAGCGAGCGTTACCATAGACGGAAAGCTTCATGCTGCTATTGGTGGCGGGCTTTTAATTCTTGTTGGTGTCACGGAAGGTGACGAGCAAGGTGATATGGATTGGCTAATAAAGAAAATATGTGGATTGCGTCTCTTTGAAAGCGAAGAGGCAAAAGGCGTCGGTGACCTCTCTCTTCTGGAAACTAAAGGTGAAGCTTTAGTCATTAGCCAGTTTACTTTATTGGCAAGCGTGAAGAAAGGGACCAAACCATCTTACCACCGTGCAGCAAAACCCAAGGAGGCTAACGAAAAATATCAAGCCTTCGTTAAGAAACTAAGTGCTGAGATAAGTCGCGAAGTTAAAACGGGTATCTTTGGTGCAGAGATGAAAGTAGCTCTTATCAATGAAGGCCCCGTTACTATTTGTTTAGACTCCAAGAATAGAGAGTAACCATTTATTGAGCCTCAGCCCTGGGAGCTTCGGTCTTGATGTTATCATTGATGGATGCTTGCTCCTCAGGTGAGGGCATATGAATCACAGCAAAGTCTTGTTCGTTTCGTTTCTCTTGCCAGCCTAACCATTTTTTTATTCGATTCGTCAGTGTTTTGCGATTTGTTCGGTAAGTATAGGCTTTAAGGTCTTCTATTTCTTCCTGGCTCAAGAGGAGAAGCATGTTATCTTTTTGTTCCTCTCGAACATATTCTGAGCGGCCAACTATCTGCTTTTTCTTAAAAATCCAAAATCCTTTTTCCTGAATCTTTTTGACTTGGATAAGTCCGGGAGGAGGTGGAAAATCTCTAGCGGGATAATGCTTCTGTGCGATCTTCATGATTCGTCCCCAAGTTGGGACGGCAATTCTTGAAGAGTAGCCAGAAGGAATAATGGTTTGTGGTTTGTCTAGGCCTACCCAAGCTCCAGCAGTTATTTCGCTATTGAATCCAATAAACCAAGAATCCTTATAGTCATTGGTGGTTCCCGTCTTGCCCCCAAATGGACCTTTGATTTTCCAAGTGGAGCGAAGGGAACGAGCGGAACCTTCATCCACCACGCTTTGCATCATATCAATCACCTGAAAGCTGATTTGCGGCGAAAGCACCCGTCTTCGATCGTCAATGTGACCATAAAGCGTCTGTTTGTCAGACGTCTCTATTTTGGTAATGAGATGTGGTTTGATCTGAATTCCGTAGTTAGGGAACAGAGTATAAGCACTGGTTAGCGCTAGAGGACTCATTTCAAAAGCTCCAAGACAGGAAGAGGGAAGGGCTGGCACTTCACGTTCAAAAACGTGGCCTAAAAAGAATGATAAGCTATCGAGACCGGAATAGATTCCCGAACGAACCGCACTATAATTATTACTGGTAGCAAGTGCTTTTCGGATGGTTTGATAATTTCCTTGTGACCTCGGGAGTTTTCTATACTCCTTGAAAGGGTTTTTAAGATCAAAAGGTTCGGCATTTACTTTAGTAAAAGCTGAGCAGTTCAAAACATTGAAGGCATGGGCATAGAGTAGAGGTTTGACGGTGGAACCAATTTGTCGCTCCGCAAAGAGGGCTCTATTATAGGAGCTTTCTTCATAGCTTCTTCCGCCCACTAGAGAGAGTATAGCGCCGTCAACATTGCGTATGGCAACAAAAGATCCCTGTAGATAGGGAGGTGCTTGACTGCTTTTATTGGGTGTGTTTCCGTGCTTCTTTTGCCAAGAATGACGTGTCATGTGCTTGTATCCCTTACGGCTTTCAATGGCGACAAGTTGTTTTTCCATTTCTTGTTCAGCGCTTTTTTGGAAAGCCAGGTCAATGCTTGTATGAATATGAAGACCTCCTCTGTAAATATGGCGGCGAGTGAGATAAGACGGTATGGTGTTCATGATGGCATGGACAGCATAGGAACCAGGAATATTTATTCTCGGCCTTAGAATCAATGGTTTTGCCTTGGTTTTAGATGCTTCTTCTGAAGAGATAAAACCTTCAGTAGCCATGCGATCTAGTGTAAAGTCTCTAACTTTTTTTGCTTGTTCAGGATTTTTCCAGGGTGAGAAAAGATTGGGTCCTGCAATAATACCAACAAGCATAGCACTTTCAGATAAGTTAAGGTCTTGTGGTTTTTTTCCAAAATAGGCGTCTGACGCAGAACCAATACCGTAAAGATGGCTGCCAAAGAAAACACGGTTAAAGTAATAAAGAAGGATTTCATCTTTGGAGTAGGCAAGTTCTATACGTAAAGCAAGGAAGAGTTCTTTTAGTTTGCGGTCTAATGTAGGGGCATTGATTCCCGCTGAATTTCGTGCCAGCTGCTGGGTGATGGTAGAAGCCCCGGAGACAACTCTTCCACTCGTATAATTTGAGGCAATCGCTCTTACTATAGAAAAAGGATCAAATCCAGGGTGCCAATAAAAACGTTCATCTTCCCGAGCAATAAGAGCTTGTTTTAATTGCTTCGGAATTTGTTCGGCTTTAACTAGGATGCGATGTTGCTCATAAACTCTTTGCATGACATAACCATTTCGATCATAAATGATAGAAGTTGCAGGCATGTGGCTGACTTCATCTAGGTCAAAAAACAGTGCCCAGAAAAAGTAATAGAAGAAAAACAAGGCGGGTAAGCTGATGATAAGACCGGTTGGTATGATGATCCACAGAGGGAGTTTTTTTGCCTGTCTAAGCAACTTCTTAAATGTAAGATTATTTGGAATGCTAGCCAAAAACTTTTTCATGAAATAAAGGAGTTATCCATAAACTTGAGTATGCTTTTATATAAGTAGATGAGAAGTCCAATCCCCGTTTATTTTAATATAGTGGATTTAGAAATATTACTTTTGCGTTGTTTGAGTAATCTGTGAGCATCAAGGATGTTTAGACTCAATGGAAGCTTTGCCTAAGGTCTGTTCTAGGGCAAATTGACTTGAGGGGGTTCTCTTGATGCTCGCTCTATCTCAAAATAGTCGACGGAAGGGAAATGAAAAGCTTGAGCCACTAGGTTACTGGGAAAGGATTCGTACTTATTTGTGTAATCTCTAACGTTGGCATTGTAAAAGCGTCTAGCGGCTTGGATTCTGTTTTCAGTATGAGTCAATTCCTTCTGCAATTGCAAAAATTGTTCATTTGCTTTGAGGTTGGGATATTGTTCTACTACTGCAAGTAACTGACTTAAACCTGCGACTAGTTTGCGCTCGCTAGCGCACTGCTCTTTAACACTTCCATTATTGGCGGCAGC includes these proteins:
- the dtd gene encoding D-aminoacyl-tRNA deacylase — protein: MRAVLQRVSEASVTIDGKLHAAIGGGLLILVGVTEGDEQGDMDWLIKKICGLRLFESEEAKGVGDLSLLETKGEALVISQFTLLASVKKGTKPSYHRAAKPKEANEKYQAFVKKLSAEISREVKTGIFGAEMKVALINEGPVTICLDSKNRE
- a CDS encoding transglycosylase domain-containing protein; the protein is MKKFLASIPNNLTFKKLLRQAKKLPLWIIIPTGLIISLPALFFFYYFFWALFFDLDEVSHMPATSIIYDRNGYVMQRVYEQHRILVKAEQIPKQLKQALIAREDERFYWHPGFDPFSIVRAIASNYTSGRVVSGASTITQQLARNSAGINAPTLDRKLKELFLALRIELAYSKDEILLYYFNRVFFGSHLYGIGSASDAYFGKKPQDLNLSESAMLVGIIAGPNLFSPWKNPEQAKKVRDFTLDRMATEGFISSEEASKTKAKPLILRPRINIPGSYAVHAIMNTIPSYLTRRHIYRGGLHIHTSIDLAFQKSAEQEMEKQLVAIESRKGYKHMTRHSWQKKHGNTPNKSSQAPPYLQGSFVAIRNVDGAILSLVGGRSYEESSYNRALFAERQIGSTVKPLLYAHAFNVLNCSAFTKVNAEPFDLKNPFKEYRKLPRSQGNYQTIRKALATSNNYSAVRSGIYSGLDSLSFFLGHVFEREVPALPSSCLGAFEMSPLALTSAYTLFPNYGIQIKPHLITKIETSDKQTLYGHIDDRRRVLSPQISFQVIDMMQSVVDEGSARSLRSTWKIKGPFGGKTGTTNDYKDSWFIGFNSEITAGAWVGLDKPQTIIPSGYSSRIAVPTWGRIMKIAQKHYPARDFPPPPGLIQVKKIQEKGFWIFKKKQIVGRSEYVREEQKDNMLLLLSQEEIEDLKAYTYRTNRKTLTNRIKKWLGWQEKRNEQDFAVIHMPSPEEQASINDNIKTEAPRAEAQ
- a CDS encoding LemA family protein, translated to MITIICLTIAILIPVAYVVGQYNGLITLRNYIKESWADIDTELKRRYELIPNLVETVKGYAAHEKSVLESVITLRNQAAANNGSVKEQCASERKLVAGLSQLLAVVEQYPNLKANEQFLQLQKELTHTENRIQAARRFYNANVRDYTNKYESFPSNLVAQAFHFPSVDYFEIERASREPPQVNLP